The Fictibacillus arsenicus genome contains a region encoding:
- a CDS encoding alpha-ketoacid dehydrogenase subunit beta produces MTTAVDTKKLTMVQAVTDGMRVMMKEHENVIVLGEDVGQNGGVFRATDGLVSEFGEKRVIDTPLAESGIIGTSIGLAMNGFKPIAEMQFLGFIYPAFNQIMTHASRIRARTLGHFTVPMVIRAPFGAGVRAPEIHSDSVEALFTGMPGMKVVVPSNPYDAKGMLISAIEDPDPVLFLEPMRCYRSTKMDVPEGKYNVPLGKAARLQEGSDVSVFAYGAMIDVVTKAAKSAEEKGIKCDVIDLRTLYPLDKDMIAESVQKTGRAVIVHEAPGTGGLGETIMSLINDTSFLYMKAPVERVTGFDTPVPMFALEDHYLPSADRVVQAIEKVTQF; encoded by the coding sequence ATGACAACGGCAGTAGATACGAAAAAGTTAACGATGGTTCAAGCCGTGACAGACGGCATGCGCGTCATGATGAAAGAACATGAAAATGTAATTGTGCTTGGAGAAGACGTTGGGCAGAATGGCGGCGTATTCCGGGCAACTGACGGACTGGTTAGTGAGTTCGGCGAGAAAAGAGTAATAGATACACCGCTTGCAGAGTCTGGAATTATTGGTACGTCGATCGGTCTTGCGATGAACGGGTTTAAACCAATCGCTGAAATGCAGTTCTTAGGGTTCATCTATCCAGCCTTTAACCAGATCATGACACACGCTTCGAGAATCCGTGCAAGAACGCTAGGTCATTTTACAGTACCTATGGTTATCCGTGCACCGTTTGGAGCAGGAGTGCGTGCACCTGAAATCCACTCTGATTCTGTTGAAGCACTTTTTACCGGAATGCCTGGAATGAAAGTTGTTGTTCCATCTAATCCTTATGATGCAAAAGGAATGCTGATCTCTGCAATCGAAGATCCTGATCCAGTGCTATTCCTGGAGCCGATGCGTTGCTACAGAAGCACGAAGATGGATGTGCCTGAAGGAAAGTACAATGTTCCTCTAGGGAAAGCTGCTCGTCTGCAAGAGGGAAGCGACGTTTCCGTTTTTGCATATGGAGCCATGATTGACGTTGTGACAAAAGCAGCAAAATCCGCAGAAGAAAAGGGGATCAAGTGTGATGTGATCGATCTTCGCACGCTTTATCCGCTTGATAAAGACATGATTGCAGAGAGTGTCCAGAAGACTGGCCGCGCTGTTATCGTTCACGAAGCACCGGGAACTGGCGGACTTGGTGAGACGATCATGTCACTGATTAACGATACTTCATTCTTATACATGAAAGCACCTGTTGAGCGTGTGACTGGTTTTGATACACCAGTACCGATGTTCGCTCTTGAAGACCACTACCTGCCGAGTGCAGATCGTGTAGTTCAGGCAATCGAGAAAGTCACTCAATTTTAG
- a CDS encoding dihydrolipoamide acetyltransferase family protein: MVEVKLHDIGEGMHEGEVIHFFVKAGDTVKIDQPLVEVQTDKVTAELPSPAAGTIKDIKVKEGDVVTVGSVILTIEASSSAPSEKRAEEPANVQEQPVVDKIVAVPKNTVFAGGIATLNKRVLAAPFTRKIARENGVDIEQILGTGPGGRVTDQDVNNFIENGSASTVKEEAGNHTADDSKTEAPSYTAKDAEEIPFKGRRKQIAKKMVQSLATIPHVTHFEEIDVTAVMDLKKQLKAMDPENKRGMNVSVAAFFVKAIQIALKDFPIFNAKLDEEKEVIRLEKNVNIGIATDSDEGLIVPVISHVEQRNVRDIAVDMKDKITRAKTNKLKGSDMTGGTFTISNVGPLGSIAATPIINHPEVALMAFHKTKKTPVVLGNEIVIRSMMNVSMSFDHRVADGATAVMFTNRVKELIENPYFMTLELI; this comes from the coding sequence ATGGTAGAAGTGAAACTGCATGATATTGGAGAAGGCATGCATGAAGGGGAAGTCATCCACTTTTTCGTAAAAGCGGGGGATACGGTTAAGATCGACCAGCCGCTTGTCGAAGTGCAAACGGACAAAGTGACCGCTGAACTTCCTTCACCTGCAGCAGGCACCATTAAGGACATCAAAGTAAAAGAAGGAGACGTTGTGACAGTAGGTTCTGTTATATTAACGATCGAAGCGTCTTCATCAGCACCATCTGAGAAAAGAGCAGAAGAACCTGCGAACGTTCAGGAACAGCCTGTAGTAGATAAGATCGTAGCTGTACCTAAGAATACAGTATTTGCAGGTGGAATCGCTACGCTTAACAAACGTGTTCTCGCTGCGCCTTTTACAAGAAAGATCGCACGTGAAAACGGTGTTGATATCGAACAGATCCTCGGCACTGGACCTGGAGGACGCGTTACGGATCAGGACGTTAATAACTTTATTGAGAATGGTTCTGCCTCTACAGTTAAAGAGGAAGCTGGAAACCATACTGCAGACGACAGTAAGACTGAAGCACCTTCTTATACTGCAAAAGATGCAGAGGAGATTCCGTTTAAAGGACGCAGAAAACAGATTGCGAAAAAGATGGTTCAATCTCTTGCGACAATTCCGCATGTTACACACTTTGAAGAAATCGATGTAACAGCTGTAATGGATCTGAAGAAGCAGCTGAAAGCGATGGACCCAGAGAATAAGCGGGGAATGAACGTTTCTGTTGCGGCATTTTTCGTAAAAGCGATTCAGATTGCTCTGAAGGACTTCCCGATTTTCAATGCGAAGCTTGATGAAGAAAAAGAAGTGATCCGACTTGAGAAGAACGTGAATATCGGAATCGCAACAGATTCTGATGAAGGCTTGATCGTACCGGTTATATCACATGTGGAGCAGCGCAACGTAAGAGACATTGCAGTGGATATGAAAGATAAGATCACAAGAGCGAAAACAAACAAGTTAAAAGGATCAGATATGACTGGCGGAACATTTACGATTTCGAACGTTGGGCCTCTTGGATCAATCGCAGCAACACCGATTATTAACCATCCGGAAGTTGCGCTGATGGCTTTCCATAAAACGAAGAAAACGCCTGTTGTGCTTGGAAACGAGATTGTGATTCGTTCGATGATGAATGTATCTATGTCGTTTGACCACCGTGTAGCAGATGGGGCGACTGCTGTTATGTTCACGAACCGTGTAAAAGAACTCATCGAGAACCCTTACTTCATGACACTGGAGCTGATATAA